One genomic region from Microcystis panniformis FACHB-1757 encodes:
- a CDS encoding DUF1269 domain-containing protein: MADLFVIAYEDEFKAEEVRLTLAKLQQEHLIELEDAAVVVKNKDGQIKLKQAVNLTAAGAASGSFWGLLIGMLFLSPLLGAVLGAAGGALGGALSDIGVDDNFMRELGETLQPSTSALFVLVQKVTPDKVLDEVAPYGGKVLRTSLTKTDEAELQKVLDQRGVKPEAV; encoded by the coding sequence ATGGCTGATCTATTTGTCATCGCCTATGAGGACGAATTTAAAGCAGAAGAAGTTCGTTTAACTTTGGCTAAACTGCAACAGGAACATCTCATCGAGTTAGAAGATGCTGCCGTAGTGGTTAAAAACAAAGATGGCCAGATTAAACTCAAGCAAGCGGTCAATTTAACGGCAGCAGGAGCCGCTAGTGGCAGTTTCTGGGGATTATTAATCGGAATGCTCTTTTTATCCCCTTTATTAGGGGCCGTCCTCGGTGCTGCTGGTGGCGCTTTGGGAGGTGCTTTAAGTGATATCGGTGTGGATGACAATTTTATGCGCGAATTGGGAGAAACCCTGCAGCCCAGTACCTCTGCTCTCTTTGTTCTCGTCCAAAAAGTTACCCCCGATAAGGTCCTCGATGAAGTGGCCCCCTACGGAGGTAAAGTGTTACGTACTTCTTTGACCAAAACCGACGAAGCTGAATTACAGAAAGTTCTCGACCAAAGAGGTGTTAAACCCGAAGCGGTTTAG
- a CDS encoding GNAT family N-acetyltransferase, translating into MKSDRLILRPWQLPTDKESFFQIYQNSEVTYFLPRIRQLATDIESLNAHFSERLPTVRNQGNGSDWWAMIDRKNNQIIGSIILQNLPDNYGYPTPDSEIGWHLRRDYWGQGYITEAAKVILEYGLITLQLPIIYAVVNPDNYRSIRVTERLGMQSMGLTNKYYDTEALLFSIEA; encoded by the coding sequence ATGAAAAGCGATCGCCTAATTCTCCGTCCTTGGCAACTACCCACAGACAAAGAGTCTTTTTTTCAGATCTATCAAAATTCCGAAGTCACTTATTTTTTACCGAGAATTCGTCAGTTAGCCACGGATATTGAGAGTTTAAATGCCCATTTTTCCGAAAGATTACCAACTGTTCGTAATCAAGGTAATGGCAGCGATTGGTGGGCAATGATCGATCGAAAAAATAATCAGATTATCGGTTCGATAATTTTACAGAATTTACCCGATAACTACGGTTATCCTACCCCAGATAGCGAAATTGGTTGGCATTTACGACGCGATTATTGGGGACAAGGATACATAACCGAAGCGGCTAAAGTTATTCTAGAATACGGCTTAATCACCTTACAATTGCCGATTATCTACGCAGTGGTTAATCCCGATAATTATCGCTCAATTCGTGTCACCGAAAGATTAGGAATGCAATCAATGGGATTAACGAATAAATACTACGACACTGAAGCACTTTTATTCTCGATCGAAGCTTAA
- a CDS encoding tropomyosin: MTTTTATDNDLKRLEDLILNGQKIIEHRFNEIDNRLTTMDNRLTTMDNRLTTMDNRLTTMDNRLTTMETRLIEVDNRLTTVDNRLTTVDNRLTTMETRLIEVDNRLTTVDNRLTTVETRLTTTETRLIEVDNRLKVIENGQAEIKADVKNLQKDTTDLKIELTEVKGDIKTLDSKFDDMNKRLEKVEGTQKNQIWTLITVLSGSLLAVGFRSFFINNNP, from the coding sequence ATGACCACCACCACTGCTACGGATAATGATTTAAAAAGACTAGAAGATTTAATCCTCAATGGACAGAAGATAATCGAACATCGATTCAACGAGATCGACAATCGACTGACTACCATGGACAATCGACTGACTACCATGGACAATCGACTCACCACCATGGACAATCGACTCACTACCATGGACAATCGACTCACTACCATGGAAACTCGACTGATTGAGGTGGACAATCGACTCACTACCGTGGACAATCGACTCACTACCGTGGACAATCGACTCACTACCATGGAAACTCGACTGATTGAGGTGGACAATCGACTCACTACCGTGGACAATCGACTCACTACCGTGGAAACGCGACTCACTACCACGGAAACTCGACTGATTGAGGTGGACAATCGATTGAAGGTGATCGAGAATGGACAAGCGGAAATAAAAGCTGATGTCAAAAATCTTCAAAAAGATACTACCGATTTAAAGATTGAACTCACGGAAGTTAAAGGTGATATTAAAACTCTTGATAGTAAATTTGATGACATGAATAAACGCTTAGAGAAAGTCGAAGGAACCCAAAAAAATCAAATTTGGACATTGATAACTGTCTTAAGTGGTTCCCTACTAGCCGTGGGATTTAGAAGTTTTTTTATCAACAATAATCCCTAA
- a CDS encoding CP12 domain-containing protein, with the protein MTMKAAEIMTTEVAKIKGSETVAKAVQLMREKNIRTLIVDRRHDEDAYGIITETDIVYKVVAFGQDPQKVRVYEVMSKPCIVINPDLGVEYVARLFANTGIRFAPVIKGGLLGVISVSDILHKGNAVEKPRSLDLEAEIIKARDIARAVCAEKGGNSPDCAAAWDVVEELQAELAHQRAKKPEKTYFEEYCQENPDAFEARIYDT; encoded by the coding sequence ATGACTATGAAAGCAGCTGAAATTATGACCACGGAGGTGGCCAAGATTAAAGGTTCTGAAACCGTTGCCAAAGCGGTGCAATTGATGAGAGAAAAGAACATTAGAACTCTCATTGTTGATCGCCGTCACGATGAGGATGCTTACGGAATTATCACCGAAACCGATATTGTCTATAAAGTCGTCGCTTTCGGTCAAGATCCGCAAAAAGTGCGCGTCTATGAAGTGATGAGCAAACCCTGCATCGTGATTAATCCCGACCTCGGGGTTGAATATGTGGCCCGCTTATTTGCTAATACCGGTATTCGTTTCGCACCGGTAATTAAAGGCGGTTTGCTCGGTGTTATCTCTGTTAGTGATATCCTCCATAAAGGTAACGCTGTCGAAAAGCCCCGCAGTCTTGATTTAGAAGCGGAGATTATCAAAGCTAGAGATATTGCCCGGGCAGTCTGTGCTGAAAAAGGGGGAAATTCTCCCGATTGTGCCGCAGCTTGGGATGTTGTTGAGGAATTACAGGCAGAATTGGCACACCAACGCGCTAAAAAACCAGAAAAAACCTATTTTGAGGAATACTGTCAAGAAAATCCCGATGCTTTTGAAGCGCGTATCTATGACACCTAA
- the acs gene encoding acetate--CoA ligase → MTEIAIESILQENRLFPPSAEFSQNATIKSFEEYQQLYAKAKADPSAFWAQLAEKELHWFEKWSEILDWQPPFAKWFVNGKINICYNCIDRHLTTWRRNKAAIIWEGEPGDSRTITYEQLHREVCQFANALKELGVKKGDVVGIYMPMIPEAAIAMLACARIGAPHSVVFGGFSADALRERLNDATAKVVITADGGFRKDKVVALKEQVDLALADNSAPSVEKVLVVQRSKEPINMVADRDYWWHDLQKQVSANCPAEPMDSEDMLFILYTSGSTGKPKGVVHTTGGYNLYTHVTSKWIFDLKDTDVYWCTADVGWITGHSYIVYGPLSNGATTVMYEGVPRPSNLGCFWDVIEKYRVNIFYTAPTAIRTFIKMGEDIPNSRDLSSLRLLGTVGEPINPEAWMWYHRVIGKEKCPIVDTWWQTETGGIMITPLPGAIATKPGSATLPFPGIIAEVVDLEGNPTHANEGGYLVVKHPWPGMMRTVYKNPDRFRNTYWEHIAPKDGQYLYFAGDGSRQDEDGYFWVMGRVDDVISVSGHRLGTMEIESALVSHPAVAEAAVVGRPDEIKGEEVYAFVTLEGHYEASQELAQALKDHVVKEIGIIARPGEIRFTDVLPKTRSGKIMRRLLRTLASGQEISGDTSTLEDRSVLDKLRQGA, encoded by the coding sequence ACCAGCAACTCTACGCCAAAGCCAAGGCCGATCCCTCGGCTTTTTGGGCCCAATTAGCCGAAAAAGAATTACATTGGTTTGAAAAATGGTCAGAGATTCTTGACTGGCAGCCCCCCTTTGCTAAATGGTTCGTCAACGGCAAGATTAATATTTGTTACAACTGTATTGACAGACATCTCACCACCTGGAGACGCAATAAAGCTGCCATCATCTGGGAAGGAGAACCGGGAGACAGCCGCACCATTACCTACGAACAGCTACACCGAGAAGTGTGCCAATTTGCCAACGCTTTAAAAGAATTAGGCGTTAAAAAAGGCGATGTGGTCGGAATTTATATGCCGATGATTCCCGAAGCGGCCATCGCTATGTTAGCCTGTGCCAGAATTGGCGCGCCCCACAGTGTAGTTTTTGGGGGATTTAGTGCCGATGCTTTGCGCGAGCGTCTTAATGATGCGACTGCTAAGGTGGTAATCACTGCCGATGGTGGTTTCCGCAAGGATAAAGTCGTTGCCCTCAAGGAACAGGTAGATCTGGCTCTAGCCGATAATAGCGCCCCCAGTGTGGAAAAAGTTCTCGTTGTTCAGCGCAGCAAGGAACCAATCAATATGGTTGCCGATCGCGATTACTGGTGGCATGATCTACAAAAACAGGTATCTGCTAATTGTCCGGCCGAACCGATGGATAGTGAAGATATGTTATTTATCCTCTATACCAGTGGTTCCACGGGCAAACCGAAAGGAGTCGTCCACACCACCGGCGGTTATAATCTTTACACCCATGTCACCAGCAAATGGATTTTTGACCTGAAAGACACCGATGTTTACTGGTGTACTGCCGATGTGGGTTGGATTACCGGCCATAGTTATATCGTTTACGGACCGCTTTCTAATGGTGCAACGACGGTAATGTATGAAGGGGTTCCCCGTCCCTCTAATTTAGGTTGTTTTTGGGATGTAATCGAGAAATATCGGGTTAATATCTTTTATACTGCCCCCACTGCTATCCGCACTTTTATCAAAATGGGTGAAGACATCCCCAATAGCCGGGATTTATCCTCTTTGCGCTTACTGGGAACCGTGGGAGAACCGATTAACCCAGAAGCGTGGATGTGGTATCACCGGGTTATCGGTAAGGAAAAATGTCCGATTGTCGATACTTGGTGGCAAACGGAAACCGGGGGGATTATGATTACTCCCTTACCCGGGGCAATTGCCACCAAACCGGGGTCAGCAACCCTACCTTTCCCCGGTATTATCGCCGAAGTGGTGGACTTAGAGGGCAATCCCACCCACGCGAATGAGGGGGGTTATCTGGTGGTCAAACATCCCTGGCCCGGTATGATGCGAACAGTTTATAAAAATCCCGATCGCTTCCGCAATACCTACTGGGAACATATCGCCCCCAAAGATGGCCAATATCTCTATTTTGCTGGAGATGGTAGCCGTCAGGACGAGGACGGTTATTTCTGGGTAATGGGGCGCGTTGATGACGTAATTAGCGTTTCTGGCCACCGTTTAGGGACTATGGAGATCGAATCAGCTTTAGTATCTCATCCTGCGGTAGCAGAGGCGGCTGTGGTGGGACGGCCGGATGAAATTAAAGGGGAAGAAGTCTATGCTTTTGTGACTCTGGAGGGACATTATGAAGCGAGTCAGGAGTTAGCGCAAGCATTAAAGGATCACGTTGTCAAGGAAATTGGCATTATTGCTCGACCGGGAGAAATCCGTTTTACCGATGTACTGCCAAAAACGCGATCGGGTAAAATTATGCGTCGTCTCTTGCGAACTTTAGCATCAGGTCAAGAGATTTCTGGTGATACTTCTACTCTAGAAGATCGATCGGTTTTGGACAAATTGCGCCAAGGTGCCTAA